The Amycolatopsis sp. DG1A-15b genome window below encodes:
- a CDS encoding NUDIX domain-containing protein — translation MRSDTLRVLLWRRALDPHLGRWSLPGGRLRPDEDVETSIRRQLAEKVDVRQLKHVEQLAVFSDPDRVPGPRVVATAFLGLVPSDVDPEVPEDTEWHDVAKLPRTAFDHEAIVLRARDRLRSKLSYTNLGFALAPDDFTISALRGLYSAALGYRVSATNLQRVLSRRGLLVPTGHTAAPGRAGGRPAALFSFAGKGMQITDPFAVFKPPNR, via the coding sequence GTGCGCTCGGACACACTGCGGGTGCTGTTGTGGCGGCGCGCGCTCGACCCGCACCTCGGCCGCTGGTCGCTGCCGGGCGGCCGGCTGCGGCCCGACGAGGACGTCGAGACGTCGATCCGGCGCCAGCTCGCCGAGAAGGTGGACGTCCGCCAGCTCAAGCACGTCGAGCAGCTCGCGGTGTTCAGCGACCCGGACCGCGTCCCGGGGCCCCGGGTGGTGGCGACGGCGTTCCTCGGCCTGGTTCCGTCCGATGTCGACCCCGAGGTGCCCGAGGACACCGAGTGGCACGACGTCGCGAAGCTGCCGCGCACGGCGTTCGACCACGAGGCGATCGTGCTGCGCGCCCGCGACCGGCTGCGGTCGAAGCTTTCGTACACGAACCTCGGCTTCGCACTGGCGCCGGACGACTTCACGATTTCGGCGCTGCGCGGCCTGTATTCGGCGGCGCTGGGCTACCGCGTCTCGGCGACCAACCTGCAGCGGGTGCTGTCCCGCCGCGGGCTGCTGGTGCCGACCGGCCACACGGCCGCGCCGGGCCGCGCGGGCGGCCGTCCCGCGGCGTTGTTCTCCTTCGCCGGCAAGGGCATGCAGATCACCGACCCCTTTGCGGTGTTCAAACCACCCAACCGGTGA
- the nadA gene encoding quinolinate synthase NadA, with product MTSTLEQDLTPYGGVEANAAWAEEVRRLAKQRDAVLLAHNYQVPEIQDIADHTGDSLALSRIAASSDASTIVFCGVHFMAETAKILAPEKTVLIPDARAGCSLADSITGAELRAWKAEHPGAVVVSYVNTTAEVKAETDICCTSSNAVDVVASIPADQEVLFLPDQFLGAHVKRVTGRENVHVWAGECHVHAGINGAELAERAAAEPEADLFIHPECGCATSALYLAGEGAVAPERVKILSTGDMVHEARDTKAKTVLVATEIGMIHQLRKAAPGIDFRAVNDRASCRYMKMITPAALLRCLRDGLDEVHVDVETAARARASVQRMIEIGQPGGGE from the coding sequence ATGACTTCGACGCTCGAACAAGACCTCACCCCCTACGGCGGGGTCGAGGCGAACGCGGCCTGGGCGGAGGAGGTGCGGCGCCTGGCGAAGCAGCGCGACGCGGTCCTGCTCGCGCACAACTACCAGGTCCCGGAGATCCAGGACATCGCCGACCACACCGGCGACTCCCTCGCGCTCAGCCGCATCGCGGCGAGCAGTGACGCGTCCACCATCGTCTTCTGCGGCGTGCACTTCATGGCCGAGACCGCGAAGATCCTGGCGCCGGAAAAGACGGTCCTGATCCCGGACGCGCGGGCCGGCTGCTCGCTGGCCGACTCCATCACCGGCGCCGAGCTGCGCGCCTGGAAGGCCGAGCACCCGGGCGCGGTGGTCGTCTCCTACGTGAACACCACGGCCGAGGTCAAGGCCGAGACCGACATCTGCTGCACGTCCTCGAACGCCGTCGACGTCGTCGCCTCCATCCCCGCTGACCAGGAGGTTCTCTTCCTTCCGGACCAGTTCCTCGGTGCCCACGTCAAGCGCGTCACCGGCCGGGAGAACGTGCACGTCTGGGCCGGGGAGTGCCACGTCCACGCGGGCATCAACGGTGCCGAGCTGGCCGAGCGCGCGGCCGCGGAGCCGGAGGCCGACCTGTTCATCCACCCGGAGTGCGGCTGCGCGACGTCGGCGCTCTACCTGGCCGGCGAGGGTGCCGTGGCGCCGGAGCGGGTCAAGATCCTCTCCACCGGCGACATGGTCCACGAGGCTCGTGACACGAAGGCCAAGACCGTGCTGGTGGCCACCGAGATCGGCATGATCCACCAGCTCCGCAAGGCGGCCCCGGGCATCGACTTCCGCGCGGTGAACGACCGCGCGTCCTGCCGGTACATGAAGATGATCACGCCCGCGGCGCTGCTGCGCTGCCTGCGTGACGGCCTCGACGAGGTCCACGTCGACGTCGAGACGGCCGCCCGCGCGCGGGCTTCGGTGCAGCGGATGATCGAGATCGGGCAGCCCGGCGGCGGCGAATGA
- a CDS encoding L-aspartate oxidase yields MTPPVNDPRAKTPVWEARADLVVIGSGVAGLTAALRAQALGLHVLVITKAAVADGNTRWAQGGVAVVLEDQHDLDDSVAKHAEDTLTAGAGLCDEPAVRAILDGGPAAVARLRADGARFDASGNGLLARAREGGHSAFRVIHAGGDATGAEVERALVAQAGQAGVPVLEHHIAVDALLTPGGRVAGVTVLDRHGVPGAVRASAVLVASGGLGQLYQATSNPEIATGDGLALALRAGATVADIEFVQFHPTVLYTPGARGRCPLVTEAVRGEGATLVDGAGLPVMRGVHPLGDLAPRDVVSAAITRRMGTAPGGVDDHVFLDATSIAGFAQRFPTVFAACAALGLDPAVDPIPVTPAAHFSCGGVVTTVDGRSSVAGLYAAGEVARTGLHGANRLASNSLLEGLVVGQRVAEAVAADLAAGLLADPARGRLPSRTTAPAAERDSLQRVMSRYAAIGRDADGLAAAGSVLDLSVSDTPLWTHAAVEDAALTVVAQALLAAAVRRTESRGCHVRSDFPARDDGWRRSQHIRLSPSGQPVLADPITLEGVA; encoded by the coding sequence ATGACCCCGCCGGTTAATGACCCACGGGCGAAAACCCCCGTGTGGGAAGCGCGCGCCGACCTGGTCGTGATCGGCAGCGGCGTCGCGGGGTTGACCGCGGCGCTGCGGGCGCAGGCCCTCGGGCTGCACGTCCTGGTGATCACCAAGGCCGCCGTCGCGGACGGCAACACGCGCTGGGCCCAGGGCGGCGTCGCCGTGGTCCTGGAAGACCAGCACGACCTCGACGACTCCGTCGCCAAGCACGCCGAGGACACGCTCACCGCGGGTGCCGGCCTGTGCGACGAGCCGGCGGTGCGCGCGATCCTCGACGGCGGCCCCGCCGCGGTCGCCCGGCTGCGGGCCGACGGCGCGCGGTTCGACGCTTCCGGGAACGGCCTGCTCGCGCGGGCCCGCGAGGGCGGGCACAGCGCGTTCCGCGTGATCCACGCGGGCGGTGACGCGACCGGCGCCGAAGTCGAACGCGCCCTGGTCGCGCAGGCCGGGCAGGCGGGGGTGCCGGTGCTGGAGCACCACATCGCCGTCGACGCGCTGCTCACCCCCGGCGGGCGGGTCGCCGGTGTGACGGTGCTCGACCGCCACGGTGTGCCCGGCGCCGTCCGCGCATCGGCCGTGCTGGTGGCCAGCGGCGGGCTCGGGCAGCTCTACCAGGCGACGTCGAACCCGGAGATCGCCACCGGCGACGGCCTCGCGCTCGCGCTGCGGGCCGGCGCGACCGTGGCGGACATCGAGTTCGTGCAGTTCCACCCGACCGTGCTCTATACCCCGGGCGCGCGCGGCCGCTGCCCGCTGGTCACCGAGGCGGTGCGCGGGGAGGGCGCGACGCTGGTCGACGGCGCCGGCCTGCCGGTGATGCGGGGTGTGCACCCGCTCGGCGACCTCGCGCCGCGCGACGTCGTCTCGGCGGCGATCACGCGGCGGATGGGGACCGCGCCGGGCGGGGTCGACGACCACGTCTTCCTCGACGCGACTTCGATCGCGGGGTTCGCGCAGCGGTTCCCGACGGTCTTCGCGGCGTGCGCGGCGCTGGGCCTCGACCCCGCGGTGGACCCGATCCCGGTGACCCCGGCGGCGCACTTCTCGTGCGGCGGCGTGGTGACCACTGTGGACGGACGCTCGTCGGTGGCCGGGCTGTACGCGGCCGGCGAGGTCGCGCGGACCGGGCTGCACGGCGCGAACCGGCTGGCGTCCAACAGCTTGCTCGAAGGCCTGGTCGTCGGGCAGCGCGTGGCGGAGGCCGTCGCGGCGGACCTCGCGGCCGGGTTGCTGGCCGATCCGGCGCGCGGGCGGCTGCCGTCGCGGACCACCGCGCCGGCGGCGGAACGCGACTCCCTGCAGCGCGTGATGAGCCGGTACGCGGCGATCGGCCGGGACGCCGACGGGCTGGCGGCGGCCGGTTCCGTGCTCGATCTGTCGGTTTCGGACACTCCCTTGTGGACGCACGCGGCGGTCGAGGACGCGGCGCTGACGGTGGTGGCGCAGGCGTTGCTGGCCGCGGCCGTCCGGCGCACCGAGTCGCGGGGCTGTCACGTGCGGTCCGACTTCCCGGCGCGCGACGACGGCTGGCGGCGCAGCCAGCACATCCGGCTCAGCCCGTCCGGCCAGCCCGTGCTGGCCGACCCGATCACCCTGGAGGGCGTGGCATGA